The Molothrus ater isolate BHLD 08-10-18 breed brown headed cowbird chromosome 6, BPBGC_Mater_1.1, whole genome shotgun sequence genome segment GTTCAAATACACAGCAGGGCCTTGGCCACCACAGAAATAGCTGCAGTAGTGGTGAATTAATCCACTTTTACACAGAATGCCCTCAGCATAACACCTAACAGCTACTCCATTGTAGTTTCCCAGTGCTTGTTTGAAACAAAGGTCTCTTGACCTCATCATGGTGCTAAGAAATTTTTGGTTGAATCAGAAACTGAACCCAAGATGAATCCCAAGCTCAATGACCTATTTGTTCACTAGACATagctctttttcattttcattttccagctaAGAAAAGAGAAGTCTATCATAGAGTCAAGTCTATAGATTAAGTGTATAGAGTTCAGTCAAATAACCTGTCCTTTATGTTTTGTCTTGGTGAGATAAACTCAACTAATCTGTAATATGGTCACCTCTCACCTTAGCAAAAAGTCTTACCTGTCTTGGAGGGACTTTTCCCATTTAGTTACAGTTCTTTTCAAGAGGGCATCTTCTACCTGCTTCATCTTCCCTTCATCAGGCAAAACAAATAATGCTGCAACGTCTCCATTGTAAGGAATCTGAACcagccagcaggacagctcTTCATCAAAGTAATTTCTGTAGTAACCCTTTCGATACATCATGTCAACTTTTACAGATGTTTTCTGATCCACAAAAAAGTCCTCCTGTTTTGTCAGTGCTGTACTGAAGGGTTTCTCCCAATGGGCTtatgacaaaaagaaaatgtattcaGTGGAATACAAAGAGGAATGGTCACAGTGAATAAAACAGGGCCTAGTTCCACAGCCTTCCTTTCATTAGAGTAAATATCCTTTTCATGTTGCTGCATCCTCAGGTGTTACAGCATtgcatatgtattttttttaggtGCTTAAAGACAATTACAGACAGATAATACAGAAAACACCATCTTTCACTACAGCATGAGTCTATGATCACATGACAAAATTAACCAAATTCAATAaagaaaatttgatttaaaatttcattaaagcAGGTGAGGACATATTTTTACCGGCAACAAATATACATGGGTTTATAGCTATACTGTCCAGATATTGAACAtgatttcctttatttaaaatatttaatttttttctattttcattctCTGTAATAAGCATTATCTTTGCACCCTTTGATATATCTTACCTTTAAAGAAGACATAGTTAACGAGAACCATTGCAGTCAGGGGATCAAGATTTTCCACTAGTTTAACTATTTTCCCATTTGTCTTTTCCTCAATATAACTGTTGATCTGAGTCTCAGCACCAACAGAGTTGTTAAAGTCAGTAGAAAAGACTTCAGACTCATAAAAGCTTTTGACGTCATCAAAGAACTTCTGTAGTGGTTTTAGTGTCTCTTCTATAAAAAGGACATTGCCCAGGTTCAGCTGGAACTCACTATCTGAACGGTTCAGCATGTGGAGGAGTTGGCAAAAACCTTCATGTATTTCCCGTTCCTGAGTCTTTTTCAGGTTAAAGGCAAGCCCTTCCAAAATCTGTGTCAGTGTCACAGCCTTGGCACCAAGTGCCAGCATTGCAAAGGAAGCAGAGATGCTTATgggtgaaaagaaaatatttttgtccaTTGCTTCAGATGCAACCAGCTTGTAAAAGGAAAATGCGAAGTCAGCATTGCTGAAAACTAGTTTGACAAAGGTTTTGTTCTTAAGTGGAGAAGCTTCTTCCCACTGAGAATTATGTCCTGGATAATATGTCCCTTTAGCATCATCCTGCTTATTACGGTAGCGAGGATGCTGATGACGCAGGGCAACAGTATGCAAACCAACTAGCAATAAACACAAGCAGAAAGTggtcttcatttttctttcagctggtTCTGCAAAAGAAATAGACATGCAAAACACATCATGGAAATTAATTTGTTCATACTATGTCCTCCAGTAAAGTAAAATGATGCTCTCAGAGCATACCTGTTCTCCAAAGTCCCCCACACTTATAATTCACATTTCTGATGCATGTCAGTGTTCCCTGGAAAGAATAAAACTCcactatttatatttttagtcTAGTTCTCTTTCAAAAGAGGTAATTGTCAAAAGTTTATTAACTTTAATATTagcatattcttttaaaatttttaaataattggaAGCTTATGACCTTTTCCCAAGAGTAACTGACATGAGTTGGTTTTGTACTCAGTACTGCACAAAGGTTACTGCAGCTCTGTTAGTCTTCCTCAATTCATCAAATAATTGGTGAATTTAATCtgtgttaaataaaaatgtgatatATGCATAGATCATACTATCCAGAAccaaaattacaaaatactGTTAGAGTTTCTTCAAAGGTGAAAGACTAGATCACTAGTCTTTGTGGTATAAAAGTCTAtagtaatttcttttgtttccaaatgcaatttttactttattattgGAAGTATCTTCTTTAGTATCGGTTCTTTCTGGCTTTTgaaatgtattgatttttttcataagaGGTATATTCCCTATTTACATGTACAAAGGCACCACTCCCAGGCAATGACCCCCTCAAAATGAAGTGTAAGAGATCCAAAGGAAAACTAAAAGGTTACTTACATTGCTACAGCCTGGTCTTGTCTGCCCATTCTTCTCTTCAATACCCTTAAACAGAGTTAATCAGAGCATTCTGTTAATCATTAATTAGTTCAAATAAAAGTTGCCAGTGAGGATGCATGACATTGGCTATTTTGGGTAATTTTTCTAACCCAGACAAACGCTGCGTGATGGGGCTGCAGATGAGAAGGAGTGGAGCAGAGACTGTATCTCTGTTGCTTCCATGCTTGCGGATTGACAGGAGGggcctgctgctgtgggtgtttggCAAGAGAGCCACAGCCATACCTTCATGGctggagctgagagctgtgacTTGGTGTGAGGGCCACCCCTTGCTTGGGTCTGTCTGAGCCATCACCACTCACAAAGGATCACAGCGTCCCTGCCAGAACGCCTCTTTGATTCGTCCTGGGGGCACTGCCCGAGCCACAACCTCTCTGGCAGGATTTCAAAACTGTTTGGATTTAGAAAGTCCTTCTGCCTTACTATATACCTCAGTCACAACTTTCAACACCATGTTTGatggttttggggattttcttATGCAGAGCAGACTGTGTGTGATTGGTTCACAGTCTCCAAGTTTTTTAGGAGAATAACAcgtgaccttatcactctagCGGGACATTTGCAATCAATAAAGTTGTTTACTCATTGCTGTTGGCCATCACCTGTGACTGAGTGTTTGGGGAACTGGGGAAGAGTTTTCACCTGGCTTGGTAGAAAACATACAACAAAACCACTGCTGCTAAGAAGCAGCACTGACTGCAAAGAGAAACGTGGTCAGAAACAGacattttgtttccttgggTTAATCTGCACCATATGCAGCTGAAAGGGCACCAGGAGGACACAGAACAGGCTGCCAATTCACCTTTCATCCAATACTAAAGAAGACATGCTGGAATCACTGGATGATATTCAGGGTTGAATATAATATATGAGCAAATCACTGAAGGAGAAACTAAGGcagaaaatgaacttttttaaACAGATCTAGTTGTCAACTTGTCCCTATCTGCAAGTTTCCAGGCATTTGATTTCTGAGCAGGAGCCCCAGACTATATGAGATATTGAAATGCCCCACATGAGGTGTCCAACAGCTCCGGATGAGAGCACACTGGTGGGGAGCTGTGCTTAGGAAGCTGAAGGCAATGCTGGAAAAGGAACTGGATTTTCTTCCCCTCAATCTCAAATCAAGGCTCTTGTCCTGTGGTTGTTTTATATGGCTGCATAGtcaagcagcaaaacaggacAGGGCATacccttttctttttgaattcaGCAGTGTTAATCTTTTTGTACTCTTACCTAGGGGCTAGAACACCTGATCACTTGATCTGGTTACAAGACCCTCAAACCATTCTACTTGAGACCATCAGACCCAAGTCACCCACTTGGCTCATATGTGGGCTGCAAGAGGTTGATGAGGAAGTGAGGGGAAAGGCAATTCACAGCTTTCCTTCTGAGGGTCTTCTGCTTAAAGatcaaatgaaatataaaactaCTTATGGGACGTGTGTAGATAAGTTTGCATTAATTACTGCATGTGTTTTCCCCTATCTGTGAAAGACATGTATGTGAATGCACACACCTCTAAGTATTCATAGGAGTGGAAAAAGATCATCCAGTAAGTGTGATGTATTAATGTAACAATGCATGCACAAGTCTGGCAGACAGAAAACTTGGGTTGCCCTCTGAGAACAATTCAAatagaagaagaaacaaaggcCCTAGGAATTGTTTCTGAATGTGATAACTGATTCATGAAGATGTGGAATTGTTACTAATTCTAATCATAGCAGTGTGTGAGTAGTTCTGCTAAAGAGAATCATTACCTTTGTTAAATCTGAACAGAACCTGTGGCTAACAATATGTGGCATATTTAACACATTATGatttgaattgaaaaaaaataaatactatcTCAAATTGCTTGTGATATTTTGCTAACATATAAATAACATGCTTTGATATAtgataatatataaataatatgataatatataaataataacctcaaaacattttaaagaacttTGAAGAATTACACATTTGGTAGATTTTatatgcaatttttaaatttttttttaaagctagtAAAAATTAGGGTGCTCTTTTCCATCCTGGTATGAAGTAATGTAAAGgggcattttcttttctgatgaCAGATTGTCTGAGAGAGTTAATGTCTCTCAGCCTGATTATTTACAGCCTAATCAACTTATTTAATTGTCttacttttattaattttataatttcatttacatCTGAAAGTGATTCtcaagtttaaaatatttttacatcaCTTAATAttagaatgggaaaaaattcaaattgcACTTGTTCCTCATGCATGGAGAACACTTTCTGGGGAGAGTGCTAATGTAGTGGAAGGACACAACACATTGCTTTCTGGAGCCCTTAATAGGGAGTCTGTCCATCTAACCAGGGTAAacaggtattttccaacctttCCTATTATATTAGCTCAATTTTCCCTCAATAACAAAAGCCTAAGTGCAAGAGATGGTTGAGAGATTATTCTGTCTCTTTGGGTTGGTCCTAAACATTCTCCACAAAAAGTGCTCTCAGCCCATGCCTGTCATTCAGGAGAGCACCAGGAGGACATGCATGAGGAACAAATAAAAGTTGCTTCACccttcatcatcctcacagcattttaaatgcaaaacttAATCCCTTCTTCCTTGTGTCAAAAAAAGCCTTTACAATGGAAGATGAGCTTATTGTGAAGGATCCTCCATACTCTGTCCTGTAAGTTCCTATTCCCAActcttccccatttcccatctGCCTCCAACAAGGGCCCTACATGTGCACCTTGTTCCTGCCTTTCCTTGGTCCACCAGCAGTCTGGGCTCCCTGGAAAAGGGGTTGACAGCAGGGGTTACTCCTGTGAAATATCTAACAGACACAACATGAAATGGAAAAGCACTGTATGAAATATCTACCCAGGAAGTTTACAGTTTGTAGGCTGCATTGTGTATAAAGATagagttaggaaaaaaaaaaaccatactGATCATTGGGAATTTGTGTCAGGAACACATGAGGAGCAAGCAGTGTGCTGGTGCACCTTTGGAATTGCAGCATCACCCTGCAATGTGCCACTCCACATACACTGCCTGTTGTGCAGATCCATCTCTTTTTACTGGCATAGAACTTGGCTCCTACGTGCTTTGTGGGATGGTCTGTGGCTCTGGCATCAGATGTGATAATGGAACACAGTCTCTCTTTGCCCAGTCTCTGCCATAAAtaagttttgccttttttatacCTGCTAAGTTGTCTCTTTTCAAGGCTGAAAATCTTTCACCTCCAACAGGAGCTGTTCCACACCTTAGATTAAccttacaatttttttctgaagatttaaTAGTTCTCAGTTATTATAGGACCGTGTGTGTGGATGGCCCAGAGATTTAGATAACTTGCAATGtgatttgctctttttttctttcccagtaatttctaatatttaattTGCCTTCTTTTCCACTACTGAGCTGATTTCTGTATGTATTACCACCAGAACACAAAACTATCAATCCTGTGTGACAGCAGTCAGTTCAAGTGCAGTGTTTTGCCAAACCTGCAGCTAAAATTTAGCAAGAAAATCAAAGTCCCTATCAACACAACAACAAGCCAGCAAGATACTGTTGTTTCTGGTTTGAAAATGAGTTAGAATTTGTCATGTCCATTCCTTTACTTTGCCAGGAGATGGTGGCACAGGGCTCCTTTTCCTATAATCCCCAGAACTCGAGGCTCCATGCATAACAGTTCTACTTGCAGATAACAATGTAGAAGAATCACACTGAAAGGTTGGCTTCTTGCAAGAATCTCACTCATAGCTGGTGTActgaaataattgcattttacCAGTGGAATCTGCCCTATGGACGGTTTTCTCTTGGTCTTAAAGAGCCCTGCTTATGCAAATAACTTTTAGAATAACAAGTTCACCAGAATATAAaagttcttattttaaaattaaattgtctACCCAGAGAAACCTCTTGGTCTTAAATTGATATCTTACCTTCTATATTTTTGTGATGTAAACATGGCCTTAATCAAGCAGTAGGAAAATCCCTTATGTAGATATTTTGGAATTACCCTTAAAATTTATTGCTTCCAAAGCCAGATAGAAAGTATTAGGGCTAAACTTTGCAAAATGCTACCATTTGTTATTGTACAACAGATTAATATTGTTGGCCTCAGTGAAGAAGCAGAAGTAAGATCAACTAGCtgaataaatataataaaagaaattaaatttattgtaTGAGTCTATTgttcatttcccttttcttaaaCAAGTCTGACACTCTAAGATTTAGGATTTTGAGGATTCTGACAGATCAGAGATGATGTAGCAACTCTCTTCTCAGCTTCAATGGAGGCAAGACTATGTGGTTGCCCTTAGCCTCTGCGGATCACAGCCTGACAGGTCAGCACAATTCCATTTCCATCAATGACTTACATTATCATGGCTCCACAGGACACTTTGGGATCTAGGATGTACCTGCATGGGCTTTCTGCCATGGTTCTGCACCACCTTTCCCAGCCTGCCAATCCAAGAGCGTACAGAGGTGCTGGAGTGGATCTGCTCCTGTGGGACGCCTCTTCTCAGTCACCTTTGGTACCACTGTGAACATGTCAGGGCTATGACACACAGCACAATCACAGGCATGGGCGTGAGGGGGTAATCTTTGGCTGGGCCACTGACACACAAAATGTCTTCAAATTTTACCTATATGATTTACCAAGAGACACAGCTCTCACTTGAAAGAtagaggaacagaaaataaattctagtAATCATCCCGTGAATATGTAAGTTCTGGTATGGCTTTTTTGATGGCTAGAGAGTCTGAATCTGCAAGAGCAGCAAACTTAACAGCATTCGTACATATTTTAGAACCTATTACATCTTTCATGTCTGGGCACAGATGTTTTCTCATGCTATGAGGTTCTGTCCTGGCTGCAACCATTTTATGGTGACTATAACATGtgggttggactcaataatCCTAGGAGGTCTTTCCCAGCCTTAATGATTTTGTGATCTTATTTTGTactgattttttatttcaaacctCTTCCTTCATCAGAGCATCTTCCATGTGGTCTGTTTTTCCTACATGAAACATAGTAAACTTTTAAATATAGTAACTTTTCCTTAATAAGACATTTGCTCAAGTCACACAGGTCTTCTTCAGACCTTCCATATGAGAATCACGTTGCTGTTAACAGTTTTCAAATGATGAAGGATACATTCTTGCTTAGTAAAGTAATAAAtcataagaatttttttccagatggtttatggaaaagaaactgaatgcaacaaaaatagagaaataaaaactgtataAGTAAGGTTTACTCACTTGTGCTAAATTAATCTCCAGCATCAGAACTGAACTATACTTTCAacactgaaattcttttttgcaagaaaccacaaaaacaaTTTGCAGTAACATCAGAGGACTTTGTGTAACCAGGGTCTTAGTCATATCAAGGACATTTACGTGAAATGGATGAATTATagtttcctttaaaattgtTTGTCTGGGGAAAGTGCAATTaccaaatttttttaaatggatttacTGTTATACCTGGGACTGGGAATTTAATGAAGGATATTTCCAGATCAGTCTTTGGTGGCTAACAGTTTAAAGGGAATGAATGATATCATATATATGCTGTGTTTACATCTAATGGAAGCAGTCCCATGTGGGTAAGAGCAGATGTGCAGTACCCAGCCAGGAATGGGTAAGATTTGAGGGGTGTGTTACAGGACTCAGAGATACATAGCCCATGGTGGTCTTCATGCTTTTTTGCTCAGGATAATTTGCACTTGTTCGAACTTCCACTGCAGTGAATGTTTAGAGTTTACAAGTGAAACACACATTTAAGAATGTTTGTGtttctcttgctctttttctgtgGTTGGAAATCCTAGTGCCTCTGTTCTTTGGAGACATGATTTGAATGCTGGATTAGGAATTATCTCTGAGGTTTTTTCCTATGTTCCAAACTACCAAGACTCATGTCAAAGATGAGTAGCTGTGTTCTCAGAATCCCCATTCAAAACCTACCCTGCCTGGGAACTACCACAATCTGGTTTTAAGAGCTTAGTGATTCTCTGCTTGGAATTAGTACAAGGAAAATGCCTGCAGCTTTTGTTGCACTGAATCTACTGAAACATTCAGAATGGGGTTGGCTTGCAACCTGTCCAAATTCGCATTCCCTTGCAATAATAGCGGCGATCGCAGGCTGTGCAGATGACTTGACTGTGGGGAGAGGGTGGATGTGCTTGTTCAAAGGATTCCAGATACCAGGGCTGAGACTCAAATTGTATAGCTGGGAACAAGAAAGTCCAAGTTACTGGTAGCACCTGAAAAGCAGAGTTTATGTGAGCAACTGGTGCTTCTGTACCCATCCAAATGCTCTGTGCCTTTTGGCATTTGTCAGCACCTTTCCTTGCTGCTGAAAGGAACACACATAGCAGTGGCCCTGCAATTCCACTGCTTCAAAGTGAGGTAACAACATTCTACATGGACTCTGCCATGTGGCAGATTAAACAGTGTTACTGACAGAAGATATCCTGTCATCAAGCAGAGTCCCACTGGACCATAAACAAGGTCAGACAGAACAAACTTACAGTCTCCCACATGGCTCATAGGCTGCCAGAAGAAGTTTGGCACTCGGgagtgctggggcacagctAGGCTGCCTTCCAGGGACCAGCCCTGTGGGTCTATCTTCCCTCACAGGGGCTCTTAGCTGAGCTAAACTCTCTCTAGGTAAGTCCTCATGACTTCCCATAAGTGTGTCAGATCATGGCTCACAGACCCACAGCAGGCCATTTATGTTGGATGTTTATGATAGGTGGACACATGC includes the following:
- the LOC118687390 gene encoding alpha-1-antitrypsin-like, with product MKTTFCLCLLLVGLHTVALRHQHPRYRHNSQWEEASPLKNKTFVKLVFSNADFAFSFYKLVASEAMDKNIFFSPISISASFAMLALGAKAVTLTQILEGLAFNLKKTQEREIHEGFCQLLHMLNRSDSEFQLNLGNVLFIEETLKPLQKFFDDVKSFYESEVFSTDFNNSVGAETQINSYIEEKTNGKIVKLVENLDPLTAMVLVNYVFFKAHWEKPFSTALTKQEDFFVDQKTSVKVDMMYRKGYYRNYFDEELSCWLVQIPYNGDVAALFVLPDEGKMKQVEDALLKRTVTKWEKSLQDRKIHLHIPKFSISGTYDVKNIVKQMGMVNLFTEQADLSGITEEPGLTVSKVIHRAVLNVHENGTEAAGATVKEITWRSGDFPRPPRVRFNRPFLLLILDKFTHTVLFIGKIVNPQKND